In the Mycolicibacterium thermoresistibile genome, one interval contains:
- a CDS encoding ATP-binding protein, whose translation MTEQFHLSRLQVINWGVFDGYHSIPFSPGGALIAGASGSGKSSLLDAISLGFLPFNRRNFNASGDQTAAGSSAGRRTVDKYVRGAWGQRSDGGTNRVMYLRGEGTTWSAVAVTYTSDSGRTVTGLVLKWLTGESRSDSSSRFVIGDGDLDIEEVCNRWAARRFDASVFKEGGWRFTTKVESQYLAQLYATIGIRASDAAQQLLGKAKSLKSVGGLEQFVREFMLDEPESLARLPEALKQIDPLVEARELLAVAQRKRKILGDIEQIQQRYAAESSDLGIIDLVDMPTVRAYTDHVRLAQCPEQIAQLDSTIEQLDNEYQDITRQLNLAKAEADSLTAQISGSSASLAPLQSQLTAAEAEAEQVSRRRTAYEDMLTAHGLEIPETAEEFWNLRERLLTEATESLAKAERRREESTDAEYAQKAARLARDEIAAELRRVEKVGSSLPEFALVMREQICAAIGVDPSELPYIAELMDLRPDQTRWRVAVEKVLRGAGLRLLVPDAYWGAVLRFVNETNMRGRLALHHVRARMYGAEPVEPEPNTLAGKLFVVDPNHPCAAEAADVIAAAGDHICVDDPNVFGRFRRAVTDTGLYKESDRLAIKDDRRPVRQSEYLFQGDVSAKINALTVELAAAEEAYQKARRVADEIAAQRQQWRDWAASCRAICEQFPQWSQIDVETADGHADRLREQYELLLAEHPDLDALNARAEDCWAQIQKLMTRRGAVQTRRDELDTRRTRLLELAERLSPPADERSRGEHRFVSEPLTELLQRFAAQVPVGLELLDPEPHREALFAAIKREREQLRESRRRSYDELARILNTFDTTFPDAIPNDSDVFDERVHDYVALCRHIDERELPEAYERMMRLVTEQAPDAILTLHRVAEQEARRIAEQIERVNTGLGAVEFNRGTRLTLRATPRQLTAVAELTEIVRAISRRIAEVGLGDKQAILDQYADILRLRNRLASTTPEDRAWTRDALDVRNRFTFDCAEWDVATGELIRTHSNAGDNSGGEQEKLMAFCLAGALSFNLASPDSRDNRPVFAQLMLDEAFSKSDPQFAQQALEAFRKFGFQLVIVATVQNATTIQPYVDSVVMVSKTEATGRNPRPVASVATRTISEFTALREKMGSSRVPAGV comes from the coding sequence TTGACTGAACAGTTCCACCTGTCCCGGTTGCAGGTCATCAACTGGGGGGTGTTCGACGGCTACCACTCGATCCCGTTCTCGCCCGGCGGCGCGTTGATCGCCGGCGCCTCGGGCAGCGGGAAATCGTCTCTGCTGGACGCGATCTCGCTGGGGTTCCTGCCGTTCAACCGGCGCAACTTCAACGCCTCGGGTGATCAGACCGCCGCCGGGTCCAGCGCCGGCCGGCGCACCGTCGACAAGTACGTGCGGGGCGCGTGGGGGCAGCGCAGCGACGGCGGCACCAACCGGGTGATGTATCTGCGCGGCGAGGGCACCACGTGGTCGGCGGTGGCGGTCACCTACACCAGCGACTCCGGACGCACGGTGACCGGCCTGGTGCTCAAGTGGTTGACCGGCGAGTCGCGGTCCGATTCCTCGAGCCGGTTCGTGATCGGCGACGGCGACCTGGACATCGAGGAGGTGTGCAACCGGTGGGCGGCCCGCCGGTTCGACGCGTCGGTCTTCAAGGAGGGGGGCTGGCGGTTCACCACCAAGGTGGAATCGCAGTATCTGGCGCAGCTGTACGCCACCATCGGGATCCGCGCCTCCGACGCCGCCCAGCAGTTGCTGGGTAAGGCCAAATCGCTGAAGAGCGTCGGCGGGCTGGAACAGTTCGTCCGGGAGTTCATGCTCGACGAGCCGGAGAGCCTGGCACGGCTGCCGGAGGCGCTCAAGCAGATCGACCCGCTGGTGGAGGCGCGGGAGCTGCTGGCGGTCGCGCAGCGCAAACGCAAGATCCTCGGCGATATCGAGCAGATTCAGCAGCGGTACGCCGCGGAGTCGTCGGATCTGGGCATCATCGATCTGGTCGACATGCCGACGGTGCGCGCCTACACCGACCATGTACGGCTGGCGCAGTGCCCAGAGCAGATCGCCCAGCTCGACAGCACCATCGAACAGCTCGACAACGAATACCAGGACATCACGCGGCAACTGAATCTCGCCAAGGCGGAGGCGGATTCGCTGACCGCGCAGATCAGCGGGTCGAGCGCCAGCCTGGCGCCGCTGCAGTCGCAGCTGACCGCCGCCGAGGCCGAGGCCGAGCAGGTGTCGCGGCGCCGGACGGCGTATGAGGACATGCTGACCGCGCACGGGCTGGAGATCCCGGAGACCGCCGAGGAGTTCTGGAATCTGCGTGAGCGGCTGCTCACCGAGGCCACCGAGTCGCTGGCCAAGGCCGAGCGGCGCCGGGAGGAGTCCACCGACGCCGAGTACGCGCAGAAGGCGGCCCGGCTGGCCCGCGACGAGATCGCCGCGGAGCTGCGCCGGGTGGAGAAGGTGGGTTCGTCGCTGCCCGAGTTCGCGCTGGTGATGCGGGAACAGATCTGCGCCGCGATCGGTGTCGACCCGTCGGAGTTGCCCTACATCGCCGAGCTGATGGATCTGCGGCCGGATCAGACCCGGTGGCGGGTGGCGGTGGAGAAGGTGCTGCGCGGCGCCGGGTTGCGGCTGCTGGTGCCGGACGCGTACTGGGGTGCGGTGCTGCGGTTCGTCAACGAGACGAACATGCGCGGCCGGCTGGCGCTGCATCATGTGCGGGCGAGGATGTACGGGGCGGAGCCGGTGGAGCCGGAGCCGAACACGTTGGCCGGCAAGCTGTTCGTGGTCGACCCGAACCATCCGTGTGCGGCGGAGGCCGCCGATGTGATCGCCGCGGCCGGTGATCACATCTGTGTGGACGACCCGAACGTGTTCGGCCGGTTCCGCCGTGCGGTGACCGACACCGGCCTGTACAAGGAGTCCGATCGGCTGGCGATCAAGGACGACCGGCGGCCGGTGCGCCAGTCCGAATACCTGTTCCAGGGCGATGTCTCGGCGAAGATCAACGCGTTGACCGTCGAGCTAGCCGCCGCGGAGGAGGCGTACCAGAAGGCGCGCCGGGTCGCCGATGAGATCGCCGCGCAGCGGCAGCAGTGGCGGGACTGGGCGGCGTCGTGCCGGGCGATCTGCGAGCAGTTCCCGCAGTGGAGCCAGATCGACGTGGAGACCGCCGACGGGCATGCCGACCGGCTGCGTGAGCAGTATGAGCTGCTTTTGGCCGAGCATCCGGATCTGGATGCGCTCAACGCGCGGGCGGAGGACTGCTGGGCGCAGATCCAGAAGCTGATGACCCGGCGCGGCGCGGTGCAGACCCGCCGCGACGAGCTGGACACGCGACGCACCCGGCTGTTGGAGCTGGCCGAGCGGTTGTCGCCGCCTGCCGATGAGCGCTCGCGCGGAGAGCATAGATTCGTGTCCGAGCCGTTGACCGAGCTGCTGCAGCGCTTCGCCGCGCAGGTGCCGGTGGGCTTGGAGCTGCTCGATCCGGAGCCGCACCGGGAGGCGTTGTTCGCCGCGATCAAGCGGGAGCGTGAGCAGCTGCGCGAGAGCCGTCGGCGGTCGTATGACGAATTGGCCCGCATCCTCAACACTTTCGACACCACATTCCCGGACGCCATCCCCAACGACAGTGATGTGTTCGACGAACGGGTGCACGACTACGTGGCGTTGTGCCGGCACATCGACGAGCGGGAGCTGCCCGAGGCCTACGAGCGGATGATGCGGCTGGTGACCGAGCAGGCGCCGGACGCGATCCTGACGCTGCACCGGGTGGCCGAACAGGAGGCGCGGCGGATCGCCGAGCAGATCGAACGGGTCAACACCGGGCTGGGGGCGGTGGAGTTCAACCGCGGCACCCGGCTGACGTTGCGGGCCACCCCGCGGCAGTTGACGGCGGTGGCCGAGCTGACCGAGATCGTGCGGGCGATCAGCCGCCGCATCGCCGAGGTCGGGCTGGGCGACAAGCAGGCGATCCTGGATCAGTACGCCGACATTCTGCGACTGCGTAACCGGTTGGCGTCGACGACACCGGAGGACCGGGCCTGGACCCGCGATGCGCTGGACGTGCGCAACCGGTTCACCTTCGACTGCGCGGAGTGGGACGTCGCCACCGGTGAGCTGATCCGCACCCATTCCAACGCGGGCGACAACTCCGGTGGGGAGCAGGAGAAGCTGATGGCGTTCTGTCTGGCGGGGGCGCTGAGCTTCAACCTGGCCAGCCCGGACAGTCGCGACAACCGGCCGGTGTTCGCCCAGCTGATGCTCGACGAGGCGTTCTCCAAGTCCGACCCGCAGTTCGCGCAGCAGGCGTTGGAGGCGTTCCGCAAGTTCGGGTTCCAGCTGGTGATCGTGGCGACGGTGCAGAACGCGACGACGATCCAGCCGTACGTCGACAGTGTGGTGATGGTGTCCAAGACCGAGGCGACGGGCCGTAATCCCCGGCCGGTGGCGTCGGTGGCGACCCGGACCATCTCGGAGTTCACCGCGCTGCGCGAGAAGATGGGCTCGTCGCGGGTGCCGGCCGGGGTGTGA
- a CDS encoding DUF4194 domain-containing protein, with the protein MTTDQEADLAAFSQLPEVNQNPRPPQQRRPRFDGDVSELPDRACWALQHLLTRRYISAETEPDLYSWVLEYRDQLRVRLSELDLLLRIVESPYENGDVAFVEQARYESARGVKLLRREPLGTYDSILALHLAQMMRAAGGQKVVISREEMHALFSGVLNDTDRDAVTFAARIDGAIARLTSLEILRRNRDDEDSYTISPVITAIMTASVISELQQQFEQLQRGGPPESRNGDAPESGNGAPQDLEDRLDEEVEVVD; encoded by the coding sequence GTGACAACCGATCAGGAAGCCGATCTCGCGGCGTTCTCGCAGCTGCCGGAGGTCAACCAGAACCCGCGGCCGCCGCAGCAGCGCCGGCCCCGGTTCGACGGCGATGTGTCGGAGCTGCCCGACCGCGCCTGCTGGGCGTTGCAGCATCTGCTGACGCGGCGTTACATCAGCGCGGAGACCGAACCCGATCTGTACTCGTGGGTGCTGGAGTACCGCGATCAGCTCCGGGTGCGGCTCTCGGAGCTGGATCTGCTGCTGCGGATCGTCGAAAGCCCGTACGAGAATGGCGATGTCGCGTTCGTCGAGCAGGCCCGCTACGAGTCCGCGCGCGGGGTGAAGCTGCTGCGCCGCGAACCGCTGGGCACCTACGACTCGATCCTGGCGTTGCACCTGGCGCAGATGATGCGTGCGGCCGGCGGGCAGAAGGTGGTGATCAGCCGGGAGGAGATGCACGCGCTGTTCTCCGGGGTGCTCAACGACACCGACCGTGACGCGGTGACGTTCGCGGCCCGCATCGACGGCGCGATCGCCCGGCTGACCAGCCTGGAGATCCTGCGGCGCAACCGCGACGACGAGGACAGCTACACCATCAGCCCGGTGATCACCGCGATCATGACCGCGTCGGTGATCAGCGAGCTGCAACAGCAGTTCGAACAGCTGCAGCGCGGCGGGCCGCCCGAGTCCCGCAACGGTGACGCCCCCGAGTCGGGGAACGGGGCGCCGCAGGATCTCGAGGACCGTCTGGACGAAGAGGTTGAGGTCGTTGACTGA
- a CDS encoding DUF3375 domain-containing protein: MSAADLLGMNRELQGSRAIRLLATHNLGLYATLMERHLNEGVVAETELVIRLERDLAELDDHPDGQSGLALIKNWASQGWLHRIVDDRTGQNVCYLTQDARRALDFLRGLRRNDTIATGGSINGIAARLKQVAIRVGGDPARIRKDIEAQIAALQAELEALEAGERPEPDVTDCYDEARAIALQMERIITDIGQYGTMIEQATAALDEPIDSNAAYRERQRRLYADYQAAWESSGRDSHRAFLRMVNDPDQRAEFEADVAAVAEALPALDPQLRKVMTGFFELVGHQIDEVERIQQRCAQRIKRFTAFGTLEQSRGIARQLNEAIAAARALLKTSLADSRLDIEVPLTRHAISSVGALSFKISDLSVPKPAEPAGGEVDLSSFAALTTQVDATAMAERLNTELASGPVSLPQAVDLVDGAGQGAYLGHVIVLWSWALKQPGVDGDCPSTWVRFRSPDGRDRAIEVPNLMFTEPITLAGALS; encoded by the coding sequence ATGTCGGCGGCCGATTTGCTCGGCATGAACCGTGAGCTGCAGGGATCGCGCGCCATCCGGTTGCTGGCCACCCACAACCTGGGGCTGTACGCCACCTTGATGGAACGCCACCTCAACGAGGGTGTGGTCGCCGAGACCGAACTGGTGATCCGGCTGGAGCGGGATCTCGCCGAGCTGGACGACCACCCGGACGGGCAATCCGGTCTGGCGCTGATCAAGAACTGGGCCAGCCAGGGCTGGCTGCACCGCATCGTCGACGACCGCACCGGGCAGAACGTCTGCTATCTGACCCAGGACGCCCGCCGGGCGCTGGACTTCCTGCGCGGGCTGCGTCGCAACGACACCATCGCCACCGGAGGGTCGATCAACGGCATCGCGGCCCGGCTCAAGCAGGTTGCGATCCGGGTCGGCGGCGATCCGGCCCGGATCCGCAAGGACATCGAGGCCCAGATCGCCGCGCTGCAGGCCGAGCTGGAGGCGCTCGAGGCCGGCGAACGCCCGGAGCCCGACGTCACCGACTGCTACGACGAGGCCCGCGCGATCGCACTGCAGATGGAGCGCATCATCACCGACATCGGCCAGTACGGGACGATGATCGAGCAGGCCACCGCCGCGCTGGACGAACCCATCGACAGCAACGCCGCCTACCGGGAACGCCAGCGTCGGTTGTACGCCGACTATCAGGCCGCCTGGGAGAGCTCGGGCCGCGACAGCCACCGCGCGTTCCTGCGGATGGTCAACGATCCGGACCAGCGGGCCGAGTTCGAGGCCGATGTGGCGGCGGTCGCCGAGGCGCTGCCGGCGCTGGACCCGCAGCTGCGCAAGGTGATGACCGGGTTCTTCGAGCTGGTCGGCCATCAGATCGACGAGGTGGAGCGCATCCAGCAGCGCTGCGCCCAGCGAATCAAACGGTTCACCGCCTTCGGCACGCTGGAGCAGAGCCGCGGCATCGCGCGCCAGCTCAACGAGGCGATCGCCGCGGCCCGCGCCCTGTTGAAGACGTCGCTGGCCGACTCCCGGCTGGACATCGAGGTGCCGCTGACCCGGCACGCAATCAGTTCCGTCGGCGCGTTGAGCTTCAAGATCAGTGACCTGTCGGTGCCCAAACCGGCCGAACCGGCCGGCGGTGAGGTCGACCTGAGCAGCTTCGCGGCGCTGACCACCCAGGTGGACGCCACCGCGATGGCCGAGCGGCTCAACACCGAGCTGGCCTCCGGTCCGGTGTCGCTGCCGCAGGCGGTGGACCTGGTCGACGGCGCCGGGCAGGGCGCCTATCTGGGGCATGTCATCGTGCTGTGGTCGTGGGCGCTCAAACAGCCCGGCGTGGACGGGGACTGCCCGTCGACCTGGGTGCGGTTCCGGTCCCCGGACGGCCGTGACCGCGCCATCGAGGTTCCGAATCTGATGTTCACCGAACCGATCACTCTGGCTGGAGCTCTCTCGTGA
- a CDS encoding threonine aldolase family protein translates to MGDVPAATFASDNAAPAHPRALAALHEVNTGAVAAYGHDEVTEQAVDTLRSVFDSPDAEVLFTFTGTAANVISLTSAVRPWQEMLCSDIAHVLLDEAGGPVRLSGAQLTPLPSVDGLISPAELDRRVTRRGPVHHSQPRLVSITQSTENGRVWPAETIAEFVDHAHRLDLLVHVDGARIANAVAALDVSPSQAIGDADIVTVGGTKNGMVFGDAILVRRPAHFPGIDYVQKQIGQRASKQRFIAAQFREFFADGLWLDTARHANAMAARLSAGLTALGLRLASPTDANEVFVTLDPGVQRRFSELYAVHRPDPLEPVVRFVCSWATTERDVDAALATLRDLL, encoded by the coding sequence ATGGGCGACGTGCCCGCCGCCACCTTCGCCTCCGACAATGCCGCCCCTGCCCATCCCCGCGCGCTCGCAGCGCTGCACGAGGTCAACACGGGCGCCGTGGCGGCCTACGGCCACGACGAGGTCACCGAACAGGCCGTCGACACCCTGCGGTCGGTGTTCGACTCCCCCGACGCCGAGGTGCTGTTCACCTTCACCGGCACCGCCGCCAATGTCATCTCGCTGACCTCGGCGGTGCGGCCGTGGCAGGAGATGCTGTGCAGCGACATCGCTCACGTGCTGCTCGACGAGGCGGGCGGCCCGGTGCGGCTGTCCGGCGCGCAGCTGACCCCGCTGCCCAGCGTCGACGGGCTGATCTCGCCGGCGGAGCTGGACCGGCGGGTGACGCGGCGCGGACCGGTGCACCACTCCCAGCCGCGCCTCGTCAGCATCACCCAGTCCACCGAGAACGGCCGGGTGTGGCCGGCGGAGACGATCGCCGAGTTCGTCGACCACGCCCACCGGCTGGATCTGCTGGTCCACGTCGACGGCGCACGGATCGCCAATGCGGTTGCCGCCCTCGATGTCTCCCCGTCGCAGGCGATCGGTGACGCCGACATCGTGACCGTCGGCGGCACCAAGAACGGGATGGTGTTCGGGGATGCGATCCTGGTGCGCCGCCCGGCGCACTTTCCGGGGATCGACTACGTGCAGAAGCAGATCGGGCAACGCGCCAGCAAACAACGCTTCATCGCCGCGCAGTTCCGGGAGTTCTTCGCCGACGGGCTGTGGCTGGACACCGCGCGGCACGCCAATGCGATGGCGGCCCGGCTCAGCGCCGGCCTGACCGCGCTGGGGTTGCGGTTGGCGAGCCCGACCGACGCCAACGAGGTGTTCGTCACGCTCGATCCCGGGGTGCAGCGGCGGTTCAGCGAGCTCTACGCGGTGCACCGGCCCGATCCTCTCGAGCCGGTGGTGCGGTTCGTGTGCTCATGGGCGACCACCGAACGCGACGTCGACGCTGCGCTGGCGACGCTGCGCGATCTGCTGTAA
- a CDS encoding nitric-oxide reductase large subunit, whose translation MAERSTGSATKTELAISKGWVQGVALVFVFGFLVMGLLAARTYSDSMPLPQRVVGPTGETVFTEQEITSGQQIFLRRGLQQYGSVVGHGGYLGPDYTAEYLRLSADRVADALRDRGVPDPTTAVVEMMRTNRYDEATGTLQFTAEQVEAFEAIRDHYADVFGTDSTEYGLIPRVITDPQEIHDLTAFFSWTAWASAAQREGHAYSYTNNWPPEQRVNNTPTADILVWSAMSLVALLAGLGALFALYGRWSRRIGWHAAETPSLAFRQPGEVAITPSQKATAWFFLVVAVLFLGQAVLGGAIEHYRADLSSFFGLDLARILPFNLARTWHVQLSLLWTAAAFLAAGIFLAPIISGREPRRQSWLAYGLLGALFVVVAGTLTGTALSTFGVEWAKGSIFFDQQWEYLDLPRFWQILLVVGLFLWIAIIFRSIRSRLRTESKLNMPWLFLYAGLAIPAFYAVGMLATTQTHLTVAEFWRFWVVHLWVEDFLELFTTVMVAYIFVMLGVVRRKIAIQLIFLDVILYSAGGVIGTMHHLYFSGTPVEHMALGAFFSAMEVIPLTFLTVEAWTFLQLGSRQQSRSRAPFPHRWAVMFLVAVGFWNFLGAGVFGFLINLPVVSYYQIGTALTANHAHGAMMGVYGMLAVGLALFALRYIIPAQRWPDKLAKVSFWSLNIGLAWMVFATLLPLGVLQLWHSVNDGYYEARTLGYLTQTGNAVLEWLRLPGDFLFILGGVLPFLWIAWLGVRYGIRATTHTLPPETLFVEEHAEAAEDRTGLAVAATSRYASDRRVTPDAEPRGGP comes from the coding sequence ATGGCCGAGCGGTCCACCGGGTCTGCGACCAAGACAGAGCTTGCCATCTCAAAGGGCTGGGTGCAGGGCGTCGCCCTGGTCTTCGTGTTCGGCTTCCTGGTCATGGGGCTGCTCGCCGCGCGGACCTACAGCGACTCCATGCCGCTGCCGCAACGGGTCGTCGGCCCCACCGGCGAGACCGTCTTCACCGAGCAGGAGATCACCTCGGGGCAGCAGATTTTCCTGCGCCGCGGCCTGCAGCAGTACGGCTCGGTGGTGGGCCACGGCGGCTACCTCGGTCCCGACTACACCGCGGAATACCTGCGGCTGTCCGCCGACCGCGTCGCCGACGCACTGCGCGACCGCGGCGTGCCGGATCCGACCACGGCCGTCGTCGAGATGATGCGCACCAACCGCTACGACGAGGCCACCGGGACACTGCAGTTCACCGCCGAGCAGGTCGAGGCGTTCGAGGCGATCCGCGACCACTACGCCGACGTCTTCGGCACCGACTCCACCGAATACGGCCTGATCCCGCGGGTCATCACCGACCCGCAGGAAATTCACGACCTCACAGCGTTCTTCAGCTGGACGGCCTGGGCCAGCGCGGCGCAGCGGGAGGGACACGCCTACTCCTACACCAACAACTGGCCACCCGAACAGCGCGTCAACAACACCCCGACCGCCGACATCCTGGTCTGGTCGGCGATGTCGCTGGTCGCGCTGCTGGCCGGGCTCGGCGCGTTGTTCGCGCTCTACGGACGCTGGAGCCGCAGAATCGGCTGGCATGCCGCTGAAACCCCGTCGCTGGCGTTCCGGCAACCCGGCGAGGTGGCGATCACGCCGTCCCAGAAAGCGACCGCGTGGTTCTTCCTCGTCGTCGCCGTGCTGTTCCTGGGCCAGGCGGTGCTGGGCGGCGCCATCGAGCACTACCGCGCCGACCTCAGCAGCTTCTTCGGGCTGGACCTCGCGCGGATCCTGCCGTTCAACCTCGCCCGCACCTGGCACGTGCAGCTGTCGCTGCTGTGGACGGCGGCCGCGTTCCTGGCGGCGGGCATCTTCCTGGCGCCGATCATCTCCGGGCGGGAACCGCGACGGCAGTCCTGGCTGGCCTACGGGCTGCTCGGCGCGCTGTTCGTCGTCGTCGCGGGCACCCTCACCGGTACCGCGCTGAGCACCTTCGGCGTCGAGTGGGCCAAGGGCTCCATCTTCTTCGACCAACAGTGGGAATACCTCGACCTGCCGCGGTTCTGGCAGATCCTGCTCGTCGTCGGGCTGTTCCTGTGGATCGCGATCATCTTCCGCTCGATCCGCTCCCGGCTGAGGACCGAGAGCAAACTGAACATGCCGTGGCTGTTCCTGTACGCCGGCCTGGCCATCCCGGCGTTCTACGCGGTCGGCATGCTCGCCACCACCCAGACGCATCTGACGGTGGCCGAGTTCTGGCGGTTCTGGGTGGTGCACCTGTGGGTCGAGGACTTCCTCGAACTGTTCACCACGGTCATGGTCGCCTACATCTTCGTGATGCTCGGCGTGGTGCGCCGCAAGATCGCCATCCAGTTGATCTTCCTCGACGTCATCCTCTACTCGGCGGGCGGCGTCATCGGCACCATGCACCACCTGTACTTCTCCGGCACACCCGTCGAACACATGGCCCTCGGCGCGTTCTTCTCCGCGATGGAGGTCATCCCGCTGACCTTCCTCACCGTCGAGGCGTGGACGTTCCTGCAGCTCGGCTCGCGGCAACAGTCGCGCAGCCGCGCCCCGTTCCCACACCGGTGGGCGGTGATGTTCCTGGTCGCGGTCGGCTTCTGGAACTTCCTGGGCGCCGGGGTGTTCGGATTCCTGATCAACCTGCCGGTCGTGTCCTACTACCAGATCGGCACCGCGCTGACCGCCAACCACGCGCACGGCGCGATGATGGGCGTCTACGGCATGCTCGCCGTCGGGCTGGCGCTGTTCGCGTTGCGCTACATCATCCCGGCGCAACGCTGGCCCGACAAACTGGCCAAGGTGTCGTTCTGGAGCCTCAACATCGGGCTGGCATGGATGGTGTTCGCCACCCTGCTGCCGCTGGGCGTGCTGCAGCTGTGGCACTCGGTCAACGACGGCTACTACGAGGCCCGCACGTTGGGCTATCTCACCCAGACCGGGAACGCGGTGCTGGAATGGCTGCGCCTGCCCGGGGACTTCCTGTTCATCCTCGGCGGCGTGCTGCCGTTCCTGTGGATCGCCTGGCTGGGCGTCCGGTACGGGATCAGGGCGACCACCCACACGCTGCCGCCCGAGACACTGTTCGTCGAGGAGCACGCCGAGGCCGCCGAGGACCGCACCGGGCTGGCGGTCGCCGCCACCAGCCGCTACGCCTCCGACCGCCGGGTCACCCCCGACGCCGAGCCGAGGGGCGGGCCGTGA
- a CDS encoding slipin family protein → MSGWPAVVIVLAVVVSAVAVASLRIVKEYERGVAFRLGRLRGPLGPGIVVVLPGIDKMVRVDLRTVTLTIPPQEVITRDNVTARVNAVVLFRVTDPVKSVMAVENFAVATSQIAQTTLRSVVGRADLDTLLAHRADLNEDLAASIARQTEPWGIRVEVVEIKDVEIPEMMQRAMAREAEAERERRAKVISARGELQASAELRDAAVTLSESPASLQLRYLQTLLELGADQNSTVVFPLPIDIIGPFVEGVRRIRAEGLQQDAPGDGVPHIRRVRSDE, encoded by the coding sequence ATGAGCGGGTGGCCGGCAGTCGTCATCGTCCTCGCGGTGGTGGTGTCGGCGGTGGCCGTCGCCTCGCTGCGGATCGTCAAGGAGTACGAGCGCGGGGTGGCGTTCCGACTCGGCCGGCTGCGCGGACCGCTCGGCCCCGGCATCGTCGTCGTGCTGCCCGGCATCGACAAGATGGTGCGCGTCGACCTGCGCACGGTGACCCTGACCATCCCACCGCAGGAGGTCATCACCCGCGACAACGTGACGGCCCGCGTCAACGCCGTCGTGCTGTTCCGGGTGACCGATCCGGTGAAATCGGTGATGGCGGTGGAGAACTTCGCGGTCGCGACATCGCAGATCGCCCAGACCACGCTGCGGTCGGTGGTGGGGCGCGCCGACCTCGACACCCTGCTCGCGCACCGCGCCGACCTCAACGAGGACCTGGCCGCCTCGATCGCCAGGCAGACCGAGCCGTGGGGGATCAGGGTGGAGGTCGTGGAGATCAAGGACGTCGAGATCCCCGAGATGATGCAGCGCGCGATGGCCCGGGAGGCCGAGGCGGAACGGGAACGACGGGCGAAGGTGATCAGTGCGCGCGGCGAACTGCAGGCGTCGGCCGAACTCCGCGACGCCGCGGTGACCCTCAGCGAGAGTCCGGCGTCGCTGCAACTGCGTTATCTGCAGACCCTGCTCGAACTGGGTGCGGATCAGAACTCCACCGTGGTGTTCCCGTTGCCCATCGACATCATCGGCCCGTTCGTCGAAGGGGTGCGCCGGATCCGGGCCGAGGGACTGCAGCAGGACGCCCCGGGCGACGGCGTTCCCCACATCAGGAGGGTGAGATCCGATGAGTAG